One genomic region from Candidatus Caldarchaeum subterraneum encodes:
- a CDS encoding threonyl/alanyl tRNA synthetase: protein MRHGRTELLYLDDSYLREFSAEVVEVSGDCVVLDRTVFHPRGGGLVSDVGFLRFGGVVSRVVEAFFTDGGVAHRLEGGVPRVGEVVEGVVDWEKRYRVMRMHTGLHVLAATMVEKTGALITGNNISYDGGRVDFSLEMFDRGVIEDVVQETNRRLAEDHPVKIYYLEREKVLSTPGLVKLANRLPPDVPVLRIVEIVGLDVQADGGPHVGNTVEVGRINVVKLENKGKTNRRLYFTVSP, encoded by the coding sequence GTGAGGCATGGGAGAACTGAGCTGCTTTATCTTGATGATTCTTATTTGAGGGAGTTTTCGGCTGAGGTGGTTGAGGTTAGCGGGGACTGTGTTGTTCTTGATAGGACTGTTTTTCATCCCCGTGGTGGTGGGCTTGTTTCTGATGTGGGGTTTCTCCGCTTCGGTGGTGTTGTTTCGCGGGTTGTTGAGGCTTTTTTCACGGATGGCGGGGTGGCTCATAGGCTGGAGGGTGGTGTGCCGCGTGTTGGAGAGGTTGTTGAGGGTGTGGTTGATTGGGAGAAGCGTTATAGGGTTATGAGGATGCATACGGGGCTGCATGTTTTGGCTGCGACGATGGTTGAGAAGACTGGTGCCTTGATTACGGGTAACAACATCTCCTACGACGGCGGGCGTGTGGATTTTAGCTTGGAGATGTTTGACCGTGGTGTTATCGAGGATGTTGTGCAGGAGACGAATAGGCGTCTGGCCGAGGATCATCCCGTCAAGATCTATTACTTGGAGCGGGAGAAGGTGTTGAGTACGCCGGGGTTGGTTAAGCTGGCTAATAGGCTTCCTCCTGATGTTCCTGTTCTGAGGATTGTGGAGATAGTGGGGCTTGATGTTCAGGCTGACGGTGGCCCGCATGTGGGGAACACGGTTGAGGTGGGTAGGATAAATGTGGTGAAGCTGGAGAACAAGGGTAAGACGAATAGGCGTCTCTATTTCACGGTCTCTCCTTAA
- a CDS encoding GTPase — MTVRIGLIGKTNTGKTTFFNAATLQYAEVSTYPFTTKQPNYGTTYAITPCVCREFNVTDNPRNSLCIDGYRHIPVEIIDLPGLIKGAWAGKGLGNQFLSVASQADALIHVVDASGSVDEEGRITEMGTGNPLADFYDIQEELVMWLMRLIDRQEDKIVRNLKAGKGFVETLAEALQGVKITAAHIEAALRLTGLRGEEFEKWTMLEDKKFAEKLLEVSKPMIILANKMDLETAGANFEVLRDTLTSYMVIPASAEAELALRRAVQKGFVKYIPGEEDFRIVDESKLTAEQRKALEFIESRVLGEYMRTGVQFAINVAVFKLLGMGVVYPVSDPAKLSDGAGNVLPDAYLMPPNSTVKDLARAIHTELEKGLLYAVDVRTGLHLPGDYRLKDRDVLSIVSTTRHRPKT; from the coding sequence ATGACTGTTCGTATTGGGTTGATAGGTAAAACCAACACGGGTAAGACGACGTTTTTCAACGCGGCTACGCTTCAGTATGCCGAGGTCTCTACCTATCCGTTCACCACTAAGCAGCCCAACTATGGGACAACCTATGCCATAACTCCGTGTGTTTGTAGAGAGTTTAACGTGACAGATAATCCGCGGAACTCGTTGTGCATAGATGGTTATAGGCATATTCCTGTTGAGATTATTGATTTGCCTGGTTTGATTAAGGGTGCTTGGGCTGGGAAGGGGCTTGGTAACCAGTTTCTCTCGGTTGCTTCCCAGGCTGATGCGCTTATTCACGTGGTTGATGCTTCGGGGAGTGTTGATGAGGAGGGGCGGATTACTGAGATGGGGACTGGGAATCCGTTGGCTGATTTCTACGATATTCAGGAGGAGCTTGTGATGTGGTTGATGCGGCTTATCGATAGGCAGGAGGATAAGATTGTCCGCAACCTGAAGGCTGGGAAAGGGTTTGTGGAGACTTTGGCGGAGGCTCTCCAAGGTGTTAAGATTACCGCGGCTCATATCGAGGCCGCGCTGCGTCTTACGGGGCTTCGGGGTGAGGAGTTTGAGAAGTGGACGATGCTTGAGGATAAGAAGTTTGCTGAGAAGCTTCTCGAGGTCTCTAAGCCGATGATTATTTTGGCTAACAAGATGGACCTTGAGACGGCTGGTGCGAATTTCGAGGTTCTCAGGGATACTTTGACGAGTTACATGGTTATTCCCGCGAGTGCGGAGGCGGAGCTTGCTCTGCGGAGGGCTGTTCAGAAGGGGTTTGTCAAGTATATTCCTGGTGAGGAGGATTTCAGGATTGTTGATGAGTCGAAGCTGACTGCTGAGCAGAGGAAGGCGCTTGAGTTTATTGAGTCTCGTGTTTTGGGTGAGTATATGCGGACGGGTGTGCAGTTTGCGATTAACGTGGCTGTGTTCAAGTTGTTGGGTATGGGTGTGGTTTATCCGGTGTCTGATCCGGCGAAGCTCTCGGATGGTGCGGGGAATGTTTTGCCCGATGCTTATCTGATGCCGCCTAACTCGACGGTTAAGGACCTGGCCCGAGCTATTCACACCGAGCTTGAGAAGGGTTTGTTGTATGCGGTGGATGTGCGGACGGGTCTTCATCTGCCGGGTGACTATCGTTTGAAGGATAGGGATGTTTTGTCGATTGTTTCGACGACGAGGCACAGGCCCAAGACATAG
- a CDS encoding sugar kinase, with the protein MAVSWREAGEEDLARACVPRRAWSRKGDNGVVLVVGGSWLYHGAPFLVSMAAMRTGVDLVYTAAPEKVATAIRALSPSLIVLPLPDYKLTSKSVDRIVRVLDDVNAAAVGPGLARGCEKGLLKLVRLLVERNIAVVLDATALFSDVLLLLRGARAVVTPHAGEFRRLFGEEPGSTLEERVEKVYNVAKQFGVTVLLKGHVDVVSDGVEVVVNRKQPLSSAMTVGGTGDVLTGVVAGFLARMVPPFHAAVAAAVANGYAGVAAAEKLGLHITPEDVIGMLPVVLKRFDRVV; encoded by the coding sequence GTGGCTGTTTCTTGGCGGGAGGCGGGTGAGGAGGATCTTGCGCGGGCTTGTGTTCCTCGGAGGGCTTGGTCGAGGAAAGGCGATAACGGTGTGGTTCTCGTGGTTGGGGGAAGCTGGCTGTATCATGGTGCGCCGTTTCTCGTGTCTATGGCTGCTATGCGGACGGGTGTGGACCTTGTCTACACAGCCGCGCCTGAGAAAGTTGCAACCGCTATAAGGGCTCTCTCTCCGTCGCTTATTGTGCTGCCTCTGCCTGACTACAAGCTGACGTCGAAGTCTGTTGACCGTATTGTAAGGGTGCTTGATGACGTGAATGCTGCGGCTGTTGGCCCTGGTCTTGCGAGGGGATGTGAGAAGGGTTTGTTGAAGCTTGTTCGGCTGCTTGTTGAGCGGAACATAGCTGTTGTGCTTGATGCGACGGCTCTTTTCAGCGACGTGCTTCTGCTTCTCCGTGGTGCACGGGCTGTTGTGACGCCGCATGCGGGTGAGTTCAGACGCCTCTTCGGCGAGGAGCCGGGTTCCACGCTTGAGGAGAGAGTTGAGAAGGTGTATAATGTGGCGAAGCAGTTTGGTGTGACGGTTTTGTTGAAGGGGCATGTTGACGTGGTTTCGGATGGTGTGGAGGTTGTTGTGAACAGGAAGCAGCCTTTATCCTCTGCTATGACCGTTGGAGGCACTGGTGATGTTTTGACGGGCGTTGTGGCGGGTTTTCTCGCACGGATGGTTCCGCCTTTTCATGCCGCTGTCGCCGCCGCGGTTGCGAATGGTTATGCAGGTGTGGCTGCTGCCGAGAAACTGGGTCTGCACATTACTCCCGAGGATGTTATCGGGATGCTTCCCGTGGTTTTGAAGAGGTTTGATAGAGTGGTGTGA
- a CDS encoding archaea-specific DNA-binding protein AlbA, producing the protein MVEDSVVLVGRKPTMNYVLATTLPLAEGKRVILKARGRAIAKAVDVVEVVRRRFVQNAVVEKINIGTEEGKVGNDGRQRNVSTIEIILTQPKASKK; encoded by the coding sequence ATGGTTGAAGACTCCGTGGTTCTCGTAGGAAGAAAGCCGACCATGAACTATGTGCTGGCGACGACTTTGCCCCTCGCCGAAGGCAAACGAGTCATCTTAAAGGCCCGTGGAAGAGCAATAGCCAAAGCAGTTGACGTCGTCGAAGTGGTGCGGAGACGCTTTGTCCAAAACGCTGTCGTTGAAAAGATAAACATAGGCACAGAGGAGGGCAAAGTCGGAAACGACGGCAGACAGCGAAACGTCAGCACCATAGAAATAATACTGACCCAGCCAAAGGCCTCGAAAAAGTGA
- a CDS encoding small GTP-binding protein, protein MKCGSPLTPYKSQYQYRFRVDVLGEKNVGKTSLIEKLVASSDISAVSGSTTSGSWMIDKVEIIIDFRELDGVHAAPDDKMDAALLVFDLSNRRTFVKSLLFFEKLKMLPNPPPTFLIANKSDETGNRTVEEKEAADVAKAHGATYIEVSASNGFNVDLLREKLIKGLLAYRLEKIKRLLKNGQ, encoded by the coding sequence ATGAAATGCGGCTCACCCCTCACACCCTATAAGTCACAGTATCAATACCGTTTTAGAGTCGATGTCTTAGGTGAGAAGAATGTGGGGAAAACATCGCTGATAGAGAAGCTGGTTGCTTCAAGCGACATCAGCGCCGTATCCGGCTCGACCACGTCAGGCAGCTGGATGATAGACAAAGTTGAGATAATCATAGACTTCAGGGAATTGGATGGAGTGCATGCCGCTCCGGATGATAAGATGGACGCGGCGCTGCTCGTCTTCGATTTAAGCAACCGCCGCACATTCGTCAAAAGCCTCCTCTTCTTTGAAAAGCTGAAAATGCTTCCAAACCCTCCTCCCACATTCTTGATAGCCAACAAATCCGACGAAACAGGCAACAGAACAGTTGAAGAAAAGGAGGCGGCGGACGTGGCCAAAGCTCATGGGGCAACTTACATAGAAGTATCTGCTTCAAACGGTTTTAACGTTGATTTGCTCCGAGAAAAACTTATTAAGGGTCTTCTGGCTTATAGGCTAGAAAAAATCAAAAGGTTGTTGAAGAATGGTCAGTGA
- a CDS encoding voltage-gated potassium channel, producing MASWSETVSSVLAVASIVLIVVEYFVPLSFDQVVAIMAADGVIVLYLAVDLVRQARASGNVSRYLIKRWYEVVALTPMFVLYLLETQTIFGAVLRGMRLTRLLRVVLLTARARKSLTHLLEVVRVSRLGYLLLASALVVLAGTFSAYLLEAGVEGARIHDFGDAFWWALATVTTVGYGDVVPVTVAGRIVGSILMVTGIAILGVFISSLGSAIIGEKLATHPESDELKELMKKRIDALESLSEEEVSQLVELIKFYHGLSKRER from the coding sequence ATGGCTTCCTGGAGTGAGACCGTCTCATCCGTTCTCGCAGTGGCGTCGATAGTGTTGATTGTGGTTGAGTATTTTGTGCCTCTTAGCTTTGACCAGGTTGTCGCGATAATGGCTGCGGATGGGGTGATTGTGCTGTACTTGGCTGTTGACCTTGTAAGGCAGGCGAGAGCTTCGGGAAATGTTTCGAGGTATTTGATCAAGAGATGGTATGAGGTTGTGGCGCTGACTCCCATGTTTGTTCTGTATCTGCTTGAGACGCAGACGATTTTCGGCGCTGTGTTGAGAGGTATGAGGCTGACACGGCTGCTTAGGGTTGTGCTTTTGACGGCGAGGGCCAGAAAGTCTCTGACGCATCTTCTCGAGGTGGTGCGAGTAAGCCGTCTCGGCTACCTGCTTCTGGCCTCAGCGCTCGTCGTGTTAGCTGGAACTTTCTCGGCCTACTTGCTGGAGGCAGGTGTTGAAGGGGCGAGAATCCATGATTTCGGTGATGCTTTCTGGTGGGCCTTGGCCACGGTTACGACGGTGGGGTATGGAGATGTTGTCCCCGTCACGGTGGCTGGTAGGATTGTGGGGTCTATACTGATGGTGACCGGGATAGCGATACTCGGAGTTTTCATATCCTCGCTCGGCTCAGCCATCATAGGTGAAAAGCTTGCCACACATCCAGAGAGTGACGAGCTCAAGGAGCTGATGAAGAAAAGAATAGATGCGCTGGAGAGTCTCAGCGAGGAAGAAGTCAGCCAATTGGTGGAGCTGATTAAGTTTTATCATGGATTATCTAAACGTGAAAGGTAG